The proteins below come from a single Cyanobacteriota bacterium genomic window:
- a CDS encoding GvpL/GvpF family gas vesicle protein, whose amino-acid sequence MYAYALVKMTDAALVLPKGIVGELHLLGTEDLGAIVEPALSITDIQQDDELLMQAVLHHDQVIRAVFQQTPLLPLRFGTQFTSAAVLLAHLQAEADTYLSRLAHLADNAEYTLKLIPQPMPEEPIDLSTAKGRDYFLAKKQRYQAQQDWLQRQATELTELQQAIVRCYPTQLDNNPQDGQHRWHILAPQPAPTLLEQVKMWQAQYPHWAIHLSEALPPYHFV is encoded by the coding sequence ATGTACGCCTACGCACTGGTAAAAATGACGGATGCTGCCCTGGTGTTGCCTAAAGGAATAGTGGGGGAGTTGCATTTGCTGGGAACCGAAGATCTAGGAGCGATCGTCGAGCCAGCTCTGTCTATTACTGACATCCAACAGGACGATGAGCTACTGATGCAAGCTGTACTACACCACGATCAAGTTATCCGAGCCGTATTTCAACAAACTCCTCTCTTGCCTCTGCGCTTTGGCACCCAATTTACCTCCGCTGCGGTGTTATTGGCACACCTGCAAGCAGAAGCCGACACCTACCTCAGCCGACTAGCCCACCTAGCGGACAATGCTGAATATACCCTGAAGCTCATTCCCCAGCCTATGCCAGAGGAACCAATAGATTTATCCACTGCTAAGGGACGAGATTATTTCTTGGCGAAAAAGCAGCGTTACCAAGCCCAGCAAGACTGGCTCCAACGGCAAGCAACTGAGTTGACCGAGTTACAGCAGGCGATTGTCCGTTGTTACCCTACCCAACTGGATAATAATCCCCAAGATGGTCAACACCGTTGGCATATCTTGGCTCCCCAACCTGCCCCAACCCTACTGGAACAGGTGAAAATGTGGCAGGCTCAGTATCCTCACTGGGCAATTCACCTGAGTGAAGCTTTGCCTCCCTATCACTTTGTGTGA